The Bacillus sp. Bos-x628 genome segment CTTGATCGTGCGTTTGTTGTCATGATGGACCCGAGAAATGGAGAGGTTCTATCCATTGCGGGTAAACAGATTACAAGCAAAAATGGCAAGTACAAATTTGATGACTATGCGTTAGGTACGATGACGTCTTCTTATGCGATGGGATCAGCTGTAAAGGGTGCAACTGTACTGACAGGATATAAAACAGGCGCGATTCATATTGGAAGTACTCAGTATGATGAACCACTATATATCGCACAGTCACCGCCAAAGAAATCTTATCAAAATATGGGACTCATCAATGACTTAACTGCACTAGAGCGTTCGTCGAACGTGTATATGTTTAAAACAGCCATTGCCATTGGTAAAGGGGAATATCGTAAGAATCAGCCTCTTCCAATTGATACGAAAGCATTTGATACGTTCCGCTACAATTTCAGTAAATTTGGTCTTGGGGTAAAAACAGGCATTAATCTTCCAAACGAAGCGACTGGCTATAGAGGAACATCTACACAATCAGGTCTCTTACTTGACTATGCAATTGGACAATATGACACATTTACACCGCTACAAATGGCGCAATATGTCTCGACCATTGCAAATGGTGGTTACCGTTTACGTCCGCAGCTTGTCAAGGAAGTCAGAGAACCAGATCCGCAGCGTGGCATTGGAGCTGTGACTGAATCAGTCAAGCCGGATGTATTAAACAAGCTCGATATGACAAGTGACGAAATCAAGCGTGTGCAGCAAGGATTCAAGCTTGTCATGCAAAACCCAAAAGGGACAGCATATTCCAACTTCGGTAACAAAAAATACAATCCAGCTGGAAAAACAGGAACCGCTCAATCATTTTATGACGGACCAATTAAAAGTAAGCGAGGCACACCGACGTACAATACAACACTTGTTGCGTATGCGCCTGCTGACAATCCAGAAGTGGCTATTTCTGTCGTTGTGCCGTGGGTGTATCAAGACTACAATCAGCGCTATCCCATCACAAATGATATCGGTGAACAAGTACTGGATAAATACTTTGAGCTGAAATCGAAACAGGAAAGCGATGACACACAAGCGAAAAACAAAGATAAAATTGAAAACGAAGCAGAAACAAATAACTAGATCTAAACTAGGAAAAAACGCTCACTTTTTGTGGGCGTTTTTTTATGTTTTCTTCAAATTTTTCGATATAAATTGACAAAAATCATACAAAACTCCGCATCCTCTCTACAAAACTCCGACATTTACAAAACCTTAACATTCCATTTAAACGAAATTAATAAAGAACCTTTAATGTATTACTCGTAGGACAAATTATTCAGGGGGTATTCTTGAAATGAAAAAGAACAAATTATGGCTGCTTACTTTCCTTACAATCGCAATGTTAGCATTCGTCACAGCATGCGGAAACAGCAGCTCAAGCAGTGATTCAAAAGACAGTAAAGGAAATGCTTCAAGTAAAGAAGAGGCATCAGGTTCCATTACCGTCTCAGGATCATCTGCAATGCAGCCTTTAGTTCTTGCGGCAGCAGAAAAATTTATGGATAAACATCCAAAAGCCGATATTCAAGTACAAGCAGGCGGTTCAGGAACAGGGCTTTCTCAAGTGTCAGAAGGATCTGTACAAATTGGTAACTCAGATGTATTCGCCGAAGAGAAAGACGGAATCGACGCAAAAGCTTTAAAAGACCACAAAGTCGCAGTTGTTGGAATGGCAGCAGCTGTTAACCCTGAAGTTGGTGTCAAAGACATCACAAAGGACGAATTGAAAAAAATCTTTACTGGTAAAATCAAAAACTGGAAAGAGCTTGGCGGGAAAGATCAAAAAATCACACTTGTGAATAGACCTGATTCATCAGGAACTCGTGCAACATTTGTGAAATATGCACTTGACGGTGCTACACCTGCAGAAGGAATTACAGAAGATTCTTCAAACACAGTGAAAAAACTGATTGCAGAAACACCTGGTGCCATCGGATATCTAGCATTCTCTTATTTAACAGATGACAAGATTACACCGCTTAACATTGATGGTGTGAAGCCGGATGAAAGCAATGTGGAGAGCGGTAAATATAAAATTTGGGCATACGAGCACTCTTATACTAAAGGTGAGCCAACAGGTCTAGCAAAACAATTCTTAGATTACTTAATGAGCGATGAAGTACAAAAACAAATCGTAAAAGACCAAGGCTACATCTCAGTCTCTGATATGAAAGTAGAAAGAGATGCAAAAGGTAAACAAACAGAAAAGTAAAAGGGCTTGAATTGATGATGAAGGAAAAGTGGAGCTTTTCACTTTTCCTTTTATGACATTCATAGGAGAGTAGAAAAGGATGAAACAGATAGAACATACAGAAGCGAGCGATCGGTTGATCAGCTCGAAGAAAAATAGGCACATGGATGAAGTAAGAGGAAGTCTTTTGGTGAAGTTCTGCGCCTTCTTAATGATTGCAGTATCGATCGCTATTACAATCTTCCTTGGCATTAAGGGTTTGCAATCTTTCATCATTAATGGTGTAAGCCCAATTGAGTTCTTAACCAGTATCAATTGGAACCCAACAGCAGAGAACCCGCAGTATGGAGCATTTCCATTTATCTTTGGCTCTATCGCAGTCACGCTTCTATCAGCACTCATTGCAGCACCTCTAGGTATCGCAGGCGCAATTTTTATGACAGAAATTGCACCCGCGTGGGGTCGTAAAATTCTCCAGCCGGTGATTGAATTGCTTGTAGGGATTCCATCCGTTGTTTACGGATTCATAGGTCTTACAGTATTGGTGCCGTTTATTGGACATTTCAAGTCAAGTGGCTCAGGGCACAGCGTTTTAGCAGGAACGATTGTCCTATCTATTATGATTTTGCCAACCATTACATCGATTGCCACTGATGCAATGGCTTCACTGCCAAAAAGTTTAAGGGAAGGGTCGTATGCATTAGGTGCAACAAGATGGCAAACGATTAGACGTGTTCTTGTTCCAGCGGCCTTTCCAACATTGATGACAGCAGTCGTGCTTGGAATGGCGAGAGCATTTGGGGAAGCACTAGCAGTTCAGATGGTCATTGGGAACACGCGTAACTTACCAGAGAGCATGATGGACACAGCTGGTACTTTAACAACGATTATTACGTTAAACATGGGTCACACAACGTATGGAAGTGTTGAAAATAATACACTTTGGTCAATGGGACTTGTCCTTCTAGTTGTATCATTTATGTTCATACTCATTATCAGATACTTGTCCTCTAGGAGGAAAATCTAATGAATAGTAAAATGACTGATCGTTTTGCCACGTTGATCTTTGGATTATGTGCCGCCATTATTACGGCGATTCTTGTTGGTTTGTTTTCTTACATTATTATCAACGGTGCAAAAGAATTAAATATTGATTTCCTGACAACTCGTTCAAGTGCGATTGGTTCTGGCGGAGGGATTCGGGATCAGCTATTTAACTCATTTTACATCTTGATCATCACGATGCTAATCACAGTGCCGCTTGGTGTTGGTGGCGGTGTCTATATGGCAGAATATGCACCTCAAAATAAAGTGACCGATTTTATTCGTACATGTATTGAGGTTCTGTCGTCACTGCCATCCATTGTCATTGGAATGTTTGGTTTGCTGTTGTTTGTTAATTTAACAGGTTGGGGTTATACGATCATTGGGGGAGCTCTTGCACTAACCGTCTTTAACTTACCAGTGATGGTGAGGGTTACAGAGGATGCACTTCGTTCAGTGCCGCAAGACCAAAAGGAAGCATCACTTGCGCTAGGTGTGACGAAGTGGCATACGGTCAAGACCGTTCTTATTCCTGGAGCGATTCCTTCTATTATCACTGGCGCTATTTTAGCATCTGGAAGAGTTTTTGGTGAGGCGGCTGCACTTCTTTTTACAGCAGGTCTGACAACGCCCCGACTTGATTTTACGAACTGGAGTCCTTTTTCAGATACATCACCACTCAATATTTTTAGACCGGCAGAAACACTTGCTGTTCATATATGGAGTGTGAATACACAAGGCATCATTCCAGATGCAGAGGCCATTGCAAATGGTGCATCGGCAGTGCTCGTGCTGTCTGTACTAATCTTTAACTTATTAGCTAGATGGCTTGGTTCATTTATTCATAAGAAGCTTACGTCAAAATAAATGGAGAGAGGTGTGAAGGGGATATGGTTCAAATGCTCGCAGAAAAAAAAGAGATTGCAGCAAAAAAGGCTCCACTTCAAGCGGAACATATTTTACAGGTGCAGGATTTAAGCATTTATTATGGTGAGAAAAAAGCGGTGAATCAGATTTCATTTGAGATTGAAAAGAACGCCATCACTGCATTAATCGGACCATCAGGTTGTGGGAAATCAACGTTTTTACGTAGCATCAACCGGATGAACGACCTCATTCCAGGGGCAAGAAGTGAAGGGGCGATCATGTACGAAGGGTTAAATATTCTGGATGAACGCATTAATGTGGTGAACTTAAGGAGAGAAATCGGGATGGTGTTTCAAAAACCAAACCCATTTCCTAAATCAATCTACAATAACATTACCCATGCATTAAAATATGCTGGTGAAAAAAGAAAATCAGTGCTTGATGATGCTGTGGAGGAAAGCTTAACAAAAGCCGCATTATGGGATGAAGTGAAAGATCGTTTGCACCGTTCTGCATTATCACTATCGGGCGGTCAGCAGCAACGTCTATGTATTGCACGGACTCTTGCGATGAAGCCTAGTGTGCTTCTATTAGATGAACCAGCTTCTGCTCTTGATCCAATCTCAAATGCAAAGATTGAAGAGCTTTTAACAGAATTGAAAAATGAATATTCGATCGTTATTGTGACACACAACATGCAACAGGCTTTACGTGTGTCGGATCATACTGCCTTTTTCCTTAATGGTGATCTAGTGGAATATGATGTTACAGAAAATATCTTTACACGTCCAAAACAGCAAAAAACAGAAGACTATATCAATGGTAGATTTGGATAAGGCGGGTGAGTTTGATGAATGCAGCAGTTGCAACTGAACCAGTAGCAAAAGAGGTTTTTCGCGTCAATGATATGAACCTTTGGTATGGTCAGCATCATGCACTAAAACATATTGACTTAACCATCAGGGAGCATGAAGTCACAGCTATTATTGGTCCTTCAGGTTGCGGGAAGTCCACTTTTATTAAA includes the following:
- a CDS encoding penicillin-binding protein 2, with the translated sequence MRNKKNKKDAKEGRKTLPIRLNLLFLAAFIIFTGVVVRLGFVQIVNGEDYKKQAEKQEDVSVSSSAPRGKIYDRNYNTIVSNKALNAITYTRTSTTSQEERLKVAKKLANMIHVSTKKITDRDKKDFWILIHPNQAKKLVEKEAKLKGDDKLSDDKLYELQLKRITDKELNQLTKKDLQVLAIKRQMDAGYALTPQFIKNEDVKPSEIAYVSEHLDELPGVDVTTDWTRSYPYKGLLRSMLGSVSSSDEGLPQSLLEHYLSLGYSRNDRVGKSYLEYQYEDVLQGQKEKEQSTTDKEGNVTSTKVLTEGKSGKDLVLTIDIELQKAVEKIIEKNLKSAKQRGGTGLLDRAFVVMMDPRNGEVLSIAGKQITSKNGKYKFDDYALGTMTSSYAMGSAVKGATVLTGYKTGAIHIGSTQYDEPLYIAQSPPKKSYQNMGLINDLTALERSSNVYMFKTAIAIGKGEYRKNQPLPIDTKAFDTFRYNFSKFGLGVKTGINLPNEATGYRGTSTQSGLLLDYAIGQYDTFTPLQMAQYVSTIANGGYRLRPQLVKEVREPDPQRGIGAVTESVKPDVLNKLDMTSDEIKRVQQGFKLVMQNPKGTAYSNFGNKKYNPAGKTGTAQSFYDGPIKSKRGTPTYNTTLVAYAPADNPEVAISVVVPWVYQDYNQRYPITNDIGEQVLDKYFELKSKQESDDTQAKNKDKIENEAETNN
- a CDS encoding phosphate ABC transporter substrate-binding protein, which translates into the protein MKKNKLWLLTFLTIAMLAFVTACGNSSSSSDSKDSKGNASSKEEASGSITVSGSSAMQPLVLAAAEKFMDKHPKADIQVQAGGSGTGLSQVSEGSVQIGNSDVFAEEKDGIDAKALKDHKVAVVGMAAAVNPEVGVKDITKDELKKIFTGKIKNWKELGGKDQKITLVNRPDSSGTRATFVKYALDGATPAEGITEDSSNTVKKLIAETPGAIGYLAFSYLTDDKITPLNIDGVKPDESNVESGKYKIWAYEHSYTKGEPTGLAKQFLDYLMSDEVQKQIVKDQGYISVSDMKVERDAKGKQTEK
- the pstC gene encoding phosphate ABC transporter permease subunit PstC, translating into MKQIEHTEASDRLISSKKNRHMDEVRGSLLVKFCAFLMIAVSIAITIFLGIKGLQSFIINGVSPIEFLTSINWNPTAENPQYGAFPFIFGSIAVTLLSALIAAPLGIAGAIFMTEIAPAWGRKILQPVIELLVGIPSVVYGFIGLTVLVPFIGHFKSSGSGHSVLAGTIVLSIMILPTITSIATDAMASLPKSLREGSYALGATRWQTIRRVLVPAAFPTLMTAVVLGMARAFGEALAVQMVIGNTRNLPESMMDTAGTLTTIITLNMGHTTYGSVENNTLWSMGLVLLVVSFMFILIIRYLSSRRKI
- the pstA gene encoding phosphate ABC transporter permease PstA produces the protein MNSKMTDRFATLIFGLCAAIITAILVGLFSYIIINGAKELNIDFLTTRSSAIGSGGGIRDQLFNSFYILIITMLITVPLGVGGGVYMAEYAPQNKVTDFIRTCIEVLSSLPSIVIGMFGLLLFVNLTGWGYTIIGGALALTVFNLPVMVRVTEDALRSVPQDQKEASLALGVTKWHTVKTVLIPGAIPSIITGAILASGRVFGEAAALLFTAGLTTPRLDFTNWSPFSDTSPLNIFRPAETLAVHIWSVNTQGIIPDAEAIANGASAVLVLSVLIFNLLARWLGSFIHKKLTSK
- the pstB gene encoding phosphate ABC transporter ATP-binding protein PstB, giving the protein MLAEKKEIAAKKAPLQAEHILQVQDLSIYYGEKKAVNQISFEIEKNAITALIGPSGCGKSTFLRSINRMNDLIPGARSEGAIMYEGLNILDERINVVNLRREIGMVFQKPNPFPKSIYNNITHALKYAGEKRKSVLDDAVEESLTKAALWDEVKDRLHRSALSLSGGQQQRLCIARTLAMKPSVLLLDEPASALDPISNAKIEELLTELKNEYSIVIVTHNMQQALRVSDHTAFFLNGDLVEYDVTENIFTRPKQQKTEDYINGRFG